A genome region from Manis javanica isolate MJ-LG chromosome 3, MJ_LKY, whole genome shotgun sequence includes the following:
- the MORC3 gene encoding MORC family CW-type zinc finger protein 3 isoform X2 — protein sequence MAAQPPTGIRLSALCPKFLHTNSTSHTWPFSAVAELIDNAYDPDVNAKQIWIDKTVINDHICLTFTDNGNGMTSDKLHKMLSFGFSDKVTMNGHVPVGLYGNGFKSGSMRLGKDAIVFTKNGESMSVGFLSQTYLEVIKAEHVLVPIVAFNKHRQMINLAESKASLAAILGHSLFSTEQKLLAELDAVMGKKGTRIIIWNLRSYKNATEFDFDKDKYDIRIPEDLDETTGKKGYRKQERMDQIAPESDYSLRAYCSILYLKPRMQIILRGQKVKTQLVSKSLALIERDVYRPKFLTKTVRITFGFNCRNKDHYGIMMYHRNRLIKAYEKVGCQLRANNMGVGVVGIIECNFLKPTHNKQDFDYTNEYRLTIAALGEKLNDYWNEMKVKKNTDYSPNLPVEEIQKRPDQTWVQCDSCLKWRKLPDGIDQLPEKWYCSNNSDPQFRNCDVPEEPEDEDLVHPTYEKTYKKKDKEKLRIRQPEMIPRINAELLFRTTTVSSQSFSPVKESVPRGHLSEAANTYTTRLTNNHRGSPHSEPESNSLKRRLSTRSSILNAKSRRFSNQAFENSSYKNVDDEDVIILEENSTPKPAGDHDVEVKLEQSHIEQSGAQVEPVADNEPCGQTSSTGISSRCDQGATMATQTEVPSFIVKKEETIEDEIDARNDTAVLPSCVEAEGKTHEPQETFDKSVADTGCQLSELRNELLLVAQEKENYKRQCHVFTDQIKVLQQRILEMNNKYVKKETCHQSTEIDAVFLLGSVNGQSESPDHVVYQYRQALEEIERLKKQCSALQHVKAECSQCSNSESKSEMDEMVVQLDDVFRQLDKCSIERDQYKSEVELLEMEKSQIRSQCEELKSEIEQLKSASQKIGTDVSTSSNIEESVNYTDEERNLEFKEMAFLILGSMLSLVYHCCFPASNFDLFELT from the exons CTTTGGCTTCAGTGACAAAGTCACCATGAATGGTCATGTCCCAGTTGGATTGTATGGAAATGGATTCAAGTCAGGCTCTATGCGTTTGGGTAAAGATGCAATAGTTTTTACCAAAAATGGAGAAAGCATGAGTGTGGGCTTCTTGTCTCAGACCTACTTGGAAGTCATAAAAGCAGAACACGTTCTTGTCCCAATAGTGGCATTCAACAAACACC GACAGATGATTAATTTAGCAGAATCAAAAGCAAGTCTTGCTGCAATTCTGGGACATTCTCTGTTTTCAACGGAACAGAAATTACTTGCAGAACTTGATGCTGTTATGGGTAAGAAGGGGACAAGGATCATCATTTGGAATCTTAGAAG CTATAAAAATGCAACTGAGTTTGATTTTGATAAGGATAAATATGACATCAGAATTCCTGAAGATCTAGATGAGACAACTGGAAAGAAAGGGTACAGGAAGCAAGAAAGGATGGACCAAATTGCCCCTGAGAGTGACTATTCCCTGAGG GCTTACTGCAGTATATTGTATCTAAAGCCAAGAATGCAGATCATCTTACGTGGACAGAAAGTAAAGACACAGCTAGTTTCGAAGAGTCTTGCTCTCATTGAACGTGATGTTTATCGGCCCAAATTTTTA ACCAAAACGGTAAGAATTACTTTTGGATTCAACTGCAGAAATAAAGATCATTATGGAATAATGATGTATCACCGAAATAGACTCATCAAAGCTTATGAAAAAGTAGGATGTCAGTTAAGG gcaaacaacatgGGAGTTGGAGTAGTAGGAATTATAGAGTGTAATTTCCTAAAGCCAACTCATAATAAACAAGATTTTGACTATACTAATGAATACAG GCTCACAATAGCAGCACTAGGAGAAAAGCTGAATGATTACTGGAATGAaatgaaagtgaagaaaaatacagactatTCTCCAAATTTGCCAGTTGAAGAAATACA GAAACGTCCTGATCAGACATGGGTTCAATGTGATTCCTGTCTAAAGTGGCGAAAATTACCAGATGGAATAGATCAACTTCCAGAAAAATGGTATTGCTCCAATAACTCTGACCCACAGTTCAG AAATTGTGATGTTCCAGAAGAACCTGAAGATGAGGATTTGGTGCATCCCACTTATGAAAAAACCTACAAAAAGAA agacaagGAAAAATTGAGGATCAGACAACCGGAAATGATCCCTCGG ATTAATGCTGAGCTATTGTTTAGGACAACGACTGTGTCAAGTCAGAGCTTTTCTCCTGTGAAGGAAAGTGTTCCAAGAGGACACCTTTCAGAAGCAGCAAATACTTACACAACAAGACTTACAAATAATCATCGAGGTTCACCCCATTCTGAACCTGAGAGCAACAG CCTCAAACGGAGACTTTCTACTCGTTCCTCAATTTTGAATGCAAAGAGCCGGAGGTTCAGCAATCaagcatttgaaaattcatcttaCAAAAATGTTGATGATGAAGATGTCATCATCTTGGAAGAAAACAGCACCCCCAAGCCTGCAGGAGATCATGATGTTGAAGTAAAATTGGAGCAGAGTCACATTGAGCAAAGTGGTGCTCAGGTTGAGCCTGTGGCTGATAATGAACCTTGTGGTCAGACTAGTTCAACAGGCATCTCATCCAGATGTGATCAGGGAGCTACCATGGCTACCCAGACTGAAGTACCAAGTTTCAttgttaaaaaggaagaaaccatTGAAGATGAGATAGATGCAAGAAATGATACAGCAGTACTGCCATCCTGTGTGGAAGCTGAAGGAAAGACACATGAACCTCAGGAAACCTTTGATAAATCTGTGGCTGATACTGGTTGCCAGTTAAGTGAACTGAGAAATGAGTTGCTTCTAGTcgctcaggaaaaagaaaattataaaagacaGTGTCATGTGTTTACCGACCAAATCAAAGTGTTACAACAGAGGATACTGGAAATGAACAACAAATATGTGAAGAAAGAAACTTGCCATCAGTCTACTGAAATTGATGCTGTATTTTTACTGGGAAGTGTTAATGGCCAGTCTGAAAGTCCAGACCATGTGGTGTACCAGTATCGGCAAGCTTTGGAAGAAATAGAAAGGCTGAAGAAACAATGTAGTGCTTTGCAACATGTAAAGGCTGAATGCAGTCAGTGTTCCAATAGTGAGAGTAAAAGTGAAATGGATGAAATGGTGGTGCAGCTTGATGATGTATTTAGACAGCTGGACAAATGCAGTATTGAGAGGGACCAGTATAAAAGTGAG GTTGAATTACtggaaatggaaaaatcacaaatccGTTCACAGTGTGAAGAACTGAAAAGTGAAATCGAACAATTAAAATCTGCAAGTCAGAAGATAGGAACAGATGTTTCAACATCAAGTAACATTGAGGAGTCTGTAAATTACACTGATGAGGAAAG GAACCTGGAATTCAAAGAGATGGCATTCTTAATTCTTGGATCAATGCTTTCACTGGTATATCACTGCTGTTTTCCAG CCTCAAACTTCGATCTCTTCGAGTTAACGTAG
- the MORC3 gene encoding MORC family CW-type zinc finger protein 3 isoform X1: MAAQPPTGIRLSALCPKFLHTNSTSHTWPFSAVAELIDNAYDPDVNAKQIWIDKTVINDHICLTFTDNGNGMTSDKLHKMLSFGFSDKVTMNGHVPVGLYGNGFKSGSMRLGKDAIVFTKNGESMSVGFLSQTYLEVIKAEHVLVPIVAFNKHRQMINLAESKASLAAILGHSLFSTEQKLLAELDAVMGKKGTRIIIWNLRSYKNATEFDFDKDKYDIRIPEDLDETTGKKGYRKQERMDQIAPESDYSLRAYCSILYLKPRMQIILRGQKVKTQLVSKSLALIERDVYRPKFLTKTVRITFGFNCRNKDHYGIMMYHRNRLIKAYEKVGCQLRANNMGVGVVGIIECNFLKPTHNKQDFDYTNEYRLTIAALGEKLNDYWNEMKVKKNTDYSPNLPVEEIQKRPDQTWVQCDSCLKWRKLPDGIDQLPEKWYCSNNSDPQFRNCDVPEEPEDEDLVHPTYEKTYKKKDKEKLRIRQPEMIPRINAELLFRTTTVSSQSFSPVKESVPRGHLSEAANTYTTRLTNNHRGSPHSEPESNSLKRRLSTRSSILNAKSRRFSNQAFENSSYKNVDDEDVIILEENSTPKPAGDHDVEVKLEQSHIEQSGAQVEPVADNEPCGQTSSTGISSRCDQGATMATQTEVPSFIVKKEETIEDEIDARNDTAVLPSCVEAEGKTHEPQETFDKSVADTGCQLSELRNELLLVAQEKENYKRQCHVFTDQIKVLQQRILEMNNKYVKKETCHQSTEIDAVFLLGSVNGQSESPDHVVYQYRQALEEIERLKKQCSALQHVKAECSQCSNSESKSEMDEMVVQLDDVFRQLDKCSIERDQYKSEVELLEMEKSQIRSQCEELKSEIEQLKSASQKIGTDVSTSSNIEESVNYTDEESLKLRSLRVNVGQLLAMIVPDLNLQQVNYDVDVVDEILGQVVEQMSEISST, translated from the exons CTTTGGCTTCAGTGACAAAGTCACCATGAATGGTCATGTCCCAGTTGGATTGTATGGAAATGGATTCAAGTCAGGCTCTATGCGTTTGGGTAAAGATGCAATAGTTTTTACCAAAAATGGAGAAAGCATGAGTGTGGGCTTCTTGTCTCAGACCTACTTGGAAGTCATAAAAGCAGAACACGTTCTTGTCCCAATAGTGGCATTCAACAAACACC GACAGATGATTAATTTAGCAGAATCAAAAGCAAGTCTTGCTGCAATTCTGGGACATTCTCTGTTTTCAACGGAACAGAAATTACTTGCAGAACTTGATGCTGTTATGGGTAAGAAGGGGACAAGGATCATCATTTGGAATCTTAGAAG CTATAAAAATGCAACTGAGTTTGATTTTGATAAGGATAAATATGACATCAGAATTCCTGAAGATCTAGATGAGACAACTGGAAAGAAAGGGTACAGGAAGCAAGAAAGGATGGACCAAATTGCCCCTGAGAGTGACTATTCCCTGAGG GCTTACTGCAGTATATTGTATCTAAAGCCAAGAATGCAGATCATCTTACGTGGACAGAAAGTAAAGACACAGCTAGTTTCGAAGAGTCTTGCTCTCATTGAACGTGATGTTTATCGGCCCAAATTTTTA ACCAAAACGGTAAGAATTACTTTTGGATTCAACTGCAGAAATAAAGATCATTATGGAATAATGATGTATCACCGAAATAGACTCATCAAAGCTTATGAAAAAGTAGGATGTCAGTTAAGG gcaaacaacatgGGAGTTGGAGTAGTAGGAATTATAGAGTGTAATTTCCTAAAGCCAACTCATAATAAACAAGATTTTGACTATACTAATGAATACAG GCTCACAATAGCAGCACTAGGAGAAAAGCTGAATGATTACTGGAATGAaatgaaagtgaagaaaaatacagactatTCTCCAAATTTGCCAGTTGAAGAAATACA GAAACGTCCTGATCAGACATGGGTTCAATGTGATTCCTGTCTAAAGTGGCGAAAATTACCAGATGGAATAGATCAACTTCCAGAAAAATGGTATTGCTCCAATAACTCTGACCCACAGTTCAG AAATTGTGATGTTCCAGAAGAACCTGAAGATGAGGATTTGGTGCATCCCACTTATGAAAAAACCTACAAAAAGAA agacaagGAAAAATTGAGGATCAGACAACCGGAAATGATCCCTCGG ATTAATGCTGAGCTATTGTTTAGGACAACGACTGTGTCAAGTCAGAGCTTTTCTCCTGTGAAGGAAAGTGTTCCAAGAGGACACCTTTCAGAAGCAGCAAATACTTACACAACAAGACTTACAAATAATCATCGAGGTTCACCCCATTCTGAACCTGAGAGCAACAG CCTCAAACGGAGACTTTCTACTCGTTCCTCAATTTTGAATGCAAAGAGCCGGAGGTTCAGCAATCaagcatttgaaaattcatcttaCAAAAATGTTGATGATGAAGATGTCATCATCTTGGAAGAAAACAGCACCCCCAAGCCTGCAGGAGATCATGATGTTGAAGTAAAATTGGAGCAGAGTCACATTGAGCAAAGTGGTGCTCAGGTTGAGCCTGTGGCTGATAATGAACCTTGTGGTCAGACTAGTTCAACAGGCATCTCATCCAGATGTGATCAGGGAGCTACCATGGCTACCCAGACTGAAGTACCAAGTTTCAttgttaaaaaggaagaaaccatTGAAGATGAGATAGATGCAAGAAATGATACAGCAGTACTGCCATCCTGTGTGGAAGCTGAAGGAAAGACACATGAACCTCAGGAAACCTTTGATAAATCTGTGGCTGATACTGGTTGCCAGTTAAGTGAACTGAGAAATGAGTTGCTTCTAGTcgctcaggaaaaagaaaattataaaagacaGTGTCATGTGTTTACCGACCAAATCAAAGTGTTACAACAGAGGATACTGGAAATGAACAACAAATATGTGAAGAAAGAAACTTGCCATCAGTCTACTGAAATTGATGCTGTATTTTTACTGGGAAGTGTTAATGGCCAGTCTGAAAGTCCAGACCATGTGGTGTACCAGTATCGGCAAGCTTTGGAAGAAATAGAAAGGCTGAAGAAACAATGTAGTGCTTTGCAACATGTAAAGGCTGAATGCAGTCAGTGTTCCAATAGTGAGAGTAAAAGTGAAATGGATGAAATGGTGGTGCAGCTTGATGATGTATTTAGACAGCTGGACAAATGCAGTATTGAGAGGGACCAGTATAAAAGTGAG GTTGAATTACtggaaatggaaaaatcacaaatccGTTCACAGTGTGAAGAACTGAAAAGTGAAATCGAACAATTAAAATCTGCAAGTCAGAAGATAGGAACAGATGTTTCAACATCAAGTAACATTGAGGAGTCTGTAAATTACACTGATGAGGAAAG CCTCAAACTTCGATCTCTTCGAGTTAACGTAGGACAACTGCTGGCCATGATTGTACCTGATCTCAATCTTCAGCAAGTGAATTATGACGTTGATGTAGTTGATGAAATTTTAGGACAAGTTgttgaacaaatgagtgaaatcagtagtacttaa